cgccgacggtgacCCTCTCCTTCTGGATCGCCTCGTAGATGCTGGGGTCCAGGCGCAGCTTCTTCTGGCCCTTGGCGCTCTTGAGCCCGATGAGCAGCGTGCTGATGGTCTTGCCGTACCCTCCCAGCGGgttctcggcctcctcgggcgtgaGCTCCGtgacctcgccctcgtaCACCTCCTTCGTCTCGCGGACCTTGAGGCCAATGGCCCTTCGGAAGTTCTCCATGAGCATCTCCGTCTTCTTGACTTCGGTCGAGTAGATctcgctgccgacgatgggGCAGAAGGGGATCTTGGTGCCGAGCTCCTGGCTGATGGCCAGCGCGAGGGCAgtcttgccggtgccgggaCCGCCTGCCAGCAATACCCCCCTACCGGCCATCTTATGAGCTCGAAtcaggtcgacgacgacgccgcatgACTAGAAgacaggccgccgccctttgTCAGCTGCATTGGCCTCGATGGCGAGGCTCGTGACTTCGATGTGCAAGGTTGGGGAGCTTCGTACCTCTCTCGCGGAGGCCTGGCCCACAaagccgccggcctgcgTCTCCGCGCGTCCATCGGACTTGAGGCCAAGGCCCTTGATGTGTGTATGCGCGGCCGTCCGGTTGTCGCGCTTGttgcccttgacctcgcTGATCTGGACCATTTTGGCGGTTTCGGGGCAGGCGCTGCCGGGGGCGTGTCAATCCGAGCCTGGCGTGCTGCGAGCTGTTGAACGAGGAGACGGTTTTTCTCTCAATTGCTTCCTCGCTATTGCGTGCTCGCCGTCAGGGCCGTTACGGGTTCGTGGATGGCGAatgaggctggcggcgatacacggggcggcgagggttCGAGATCTGGAGGTTTTTACCACTGGATGGGACCCCCAGCCTTGCaggctctctctcgcccttgcgcggctggctggctggatggaGCCCCAACGGCGACCCACTTTTGTTCACGTGACGGCGTGGACGCGCGACGGTGCCAGCCACGAGTCGGCTCCAGGTTACCCTGTAGCAGGGGAGTTTTTGTGCATGATATCGCCTCGCTTCAACGACGTCCACTGCTTCCTGAAAACAATGCAGTCATCTCCTGGACAGTTTTTTTTAAGGATCTTATCTGCTGAGACATGATACCTTCCATTGGTGATTTGGGCTGGGGAACCGACAGTTGTTTGTCCAGCCCACTCTCTCAACTATGAACTGTAAGAGGCCCGGCGAGTCCCCTGGCTAGTGAAGGAAGCCTGTCGCGTGTCAAGAAGGTAACTAGACGTCAATCATTACCATAGGCAGAGATGCATTCGCGAAAAGCTGGTCACTTGCAGATTCTATCAAGTAAGCCCCAAAACTACTATTCAATCACGCTTCGACATGCAGAGTTCTTGCGAGACCGCTACCGCATCCTCTCCAAGTGTACACTTTCTgcgttgccgccgacgcccatgaGCATCGGCgagccctcggcctcgccacTCAGGTTGTTTTGTCTCTCcacgtcctcgagcttgggcggcgcggggggctTCTTcatgaggacgacgccgatggCGCTCCCCAGGATCAAGGCGCAGCCGAGGAAGCTCATGACGCCCATGCGGTGGCCAAACACCCAGCGGTCAAAGGCCACGGCGAAGAGCATGTGCGTGTAGACCATGGCGTTGGCCCGGTTGGacttgtcggcggccagccccGCCGTGAGGAGGTACTGCATCACGAAGCCCAGGGCgcccagcatcagcagcaggaaCCACTGCTTGAGCGAGGTGGGCGTGatccagcgcagcgccggctggccgatgtcgagctgcggcgcggcgcacagCGTCACGACGCAGATGACGGTGCTCGTCATGGCGAAGAAGTTGACCGAGATGAGCGGGTGCGCCCGCTTGCCGATGGAGCGCAGCGTCGTGAAggccccggccgcgcccagAACGCCTAGAAGTgccacgccgacggccacgagccgctcctgcgccgtcgtctggtgGTCCGCCCCCGGCAGCCCTTTCTCGggcggctccgtcgtcgtcatcgtcgtcgtcgagtgatcgtcgccgcccgtcgaggccgtggcgtcgGAGAAGAGGGCCGTGGGCTGCGCTAtcaagacgacgccgaggagcgccacAACGGTCGCCAGCTGCTCGAATCGCGTAAAGGGCTCGCGCAGCAGGAACCAGCAGACGAAGCCAGCGACGCCGGGCGCCAGAAAGGTTATgacggtggcgtcggccagcggGAGGTACATCATGGAGTACCACATGCCGAAGATGCCAAAGAAGCCCACGACGCCCctggcgacgagcagccacCTGATTTCCGGCTTGCCGATGGGGAAGTCGGGAACTCTCATCCACCACATGTAGGCCAGGCAGCACACGGCCGTCAGGCTctgccggaggaggagcagctggacGGGGTGcatgccctcgccctcgagctcgagcaggcgggcgctCAAGTTCATGGAGGCACCGAACAGCTGGGACAGCGCCACGAGGATGGCAGGCTTGTTGCGGTCCCAGAAGCGACCCCATGGTGATGTCTTGTAGGGCTGCAGGACTTGCCCGTGGGCCGGGCTGTACAAGCCGTGTGGTGCCGGGGAGAGTCTGCCGCTGGGTGCCGGACTCAGGGACAAGTGACGAAAGTGCTCTCCGGCGGTCGGGTGCAAGGCCTTGTTGtctcggccacgacgcgTGTCCGGGGAAGGGTCACGATGATGAGACAGAaattgctgctgctgctgctgctgttgtcgtTCCATGTCTCTTGCgtcatcgttgtcgtcgccgtcgccgtcgtcgccgggccgggAAGGTTCGTGTAACCGAGCCGGCCGGATCTCCGTACCGGAGAGCGGCCGACCGCCGTTGGGCTCAGGTTGCATGGTTGGGGTCCAGAATCAACAAAGGGCAGTGAGATATTACTACGCCGACGATTGATGGACTCTGAGCAAAAGCAAAGCACAACGAGAAGAGACAAGACTGCGCCATTAAAGGCCAAGGCAGTGAACAGAGCAGGCGTGGTTTCGCCTTCACGGCCGTGCACCGAGgttggacgacgacaagtGGCTCTCTCTTGTCTCTCACTCTCTAGGTctggagatgatgatgcggaGGGGAGTAGGTAAGTCAAGGCGCAAGCGTGGACCCTGCCACACCGCCCCAAGTTTCTTGACAGGCTAGAGGAACAAACAGAACCGAcatgcgcccgcccgggcccCCCGTTGCTTGACTAATGACGAACAGCCTAATATAGGAAGtgatgcccgcccgccaaccTCTTTGGATATCTTGCGGGCCGTAGAGCAGAAGAGCAGGGGGGaagatgggggaggggcggcaggcgggaATGGTGATggaccagcagcaagcaTCCCTTGTGGCCGGAGCCAGTCGGGAAGGGTGGCGAGTGGAAGACATGAATCCATTTTGCACtttgcgcgcgtgcgcgatgAGTGAGGATGAGGAGCAGCAAATCAGGGGGCAGTTGGATCGAAAGAGGAGCGGGCGGGGCACAAATTCCACGCCGACTTCCTTCTGTTTGGCGCGCCCTCCGGTGAGGGGGGGACTCCGTCTCTCGCTGTTCGAAGTAAGCATTGACAGGTCggaaggatggatggatggggttGGTGAGTCTTGGCCGGGGCGCAGGAAGTTAGCACAAACGTagtccccctcccctcgtcCCGATATCGCAACCGAGCGCGGCAGTCACAatcggaggaggagggggagcgaACGGAGGCGGGGCTCTGGACTGGAGAGCGAAGCGTTGGATCCTTGTCCGattaccgccgccgcggggggcTGCTCCGCTCGGCCTAGCTAACCGGCCGATCTGCCCCATCACGAACCATGTCACTCACAGCGAGGCGTACCCTGTCAGTCAGCTCGTTGAAGAAATCTCGCTCCTTGTTGCAAGACCAACTCACTTTCCCCAACCACTGAGCAAAAGCGTTTCTTTGAGTACAGTACTCGTACTTGTTTCAAAGTTGGGTACTTTTAGCTAATGCATTATACTACATCTCATATCTACTTGGTATATGTCCCGTCACCGTGCTCGCCAGGCGACTAAAAATGAGAGACGAGGCACGCAAGCCGGGCACGGGGTTTTGTTTGGAAACCAACAAAACGCCTCGGGCCGCGTCTCCTCCGCCCGCCAAAAAGGTTGTTAGAAAAATGcgcacggcctcgacgtctcacctgcccgcccgccgagagggagagggagagggagagggacgGAGAGGTCGTCACGGACGAGgccacacccacacacacgcacggTGTTGAAGGTTTCATGTCGTTTCCCCCGGTACTGGCCGCGtatacgtacttcgtatactgtacaacCGTGTGGCTTTTATTGGTAGTATGCCACACCGTGCCGTGTCTGCTCGGCCGAGCCAAGCGAGCTGCGTGCTTACGTACTGAGCCACGCATATCGTCGTAGACGCAACTTCCAAAAAGATTCTCTTGCAGAGACCAAGTCTGTATACCGAAACGCCGCGCTACCTGTCCATGGAGCCCGCAGGCCGCCCTAAGGCCTGGATGAATGCCGGCCCCAATGAATGCCCAAATTAAACGAAACCCGCCCGACGAGTGACGGACACAGCCCACGAATCTCCAGCAGAACGCTGCCGCAGCAGACGGCGCACTCTCTCAACTCATCTCTTCTTCCCCAGagcatcggcctcggcctcggcatcatcgtccgcctcgcccagctcctcctcctccacccgcgcagcccccggccccggcttcccgcccgctccccccgctgccgcgcccgccgtcttgtcgccgccatcctccttctcgcgcctcttctcctcctcggccgcgtccttcatgatgtcgtcgtcgttatcGCGCAGAATTTCGCGCGCCTTCTTGATCTCGCGCTGCTTCTCAAACACCTCCTGCACCTTGCCCAGGAACGCCGGGTTCTTGCGGAACGCAAACTCAAAGTCCTCGTACTTGATCTTCTGCCGCCCCGAGTagtgcgccgcccgcgtcgcctcgAACGCAATCGACTGCATGAAGTCGGTCAGGATCTCGTCCAGCACCCGCACCGTCTCCGGGAGCGGGTTCTTGACGTCGCCGTGCGCGTATAAGAGCTGCGCCACTGCGTTGTGTATCGGGCTTTCGTTAGCCTAGAGTGAATTTTTTTGTCtttcaaaaaaaaaaacaggaGGACAGGACAGAGCAGAACGGGACAGCCCGAAGcgggtaggtaggtaggtaaaAGGGTCGGAGGGAGAGGCGTACGCTCAATGTGCGAAAAGTTCATCTTGCCGACATTTTTGCCGGCTCGCGCACGAGGTTCCATGGTGACGAGCTGATGGGCTctggcgacgagcgccagGGACAAATTTGTGTGATGAACGGTGCTGGCCGAGCCTTGTTGCGAGTCGCGACGGCGCGTCTCGGGGTctagtcgtcgtcgtcgtcgttacTGAGCAGCCTTGAGCCGTGTGCAAGCCCCAGTGCCCGAAGCAGATGATTAGGCAAGGTCCAGCCTCGCAAAAGCGCAAAATGATGCAAAGTGCCAACTGCCCGTCGTCAATTTGATGAGGGATCAAATCAagcgtcggcgatgatgctgccCCACGAGGAAGCGCCTCGAGAAAGCGGCCCCCCTTCCAGGCGGATTCTCGTCGGCAAATCCTCGCTTCCCCACAGGTAGGTAGGCTGTACGTACCTTTACTACCAGCTAAGCTCCTGGCGCCAGCGACATCACAAGGAGGCTGAGAGGCCAGCATTCATCACCTCCAACCACCACATGTCGCGAACCGCATCTCGCTTCCCCCGCAAGCTTCACTCCCGCCCTGACAATCCCACACTACTGTGCTCTCTCAGCAGGCTTTCACAATGGTACAGTCGAACCCAGTATACTCCCCCGCTCGAGAGCGTCGCCCAGCTAACTCGACCTGTGCGCCTCTTccccgcctcctccaagaCCGCCCTCTTCAACTTCCAGTCCTTGCTCCAAgtcatcctcctcctgaTATGCACGAGCACATACGTGCATCACTTTGCCCCGGGCATCATGGACCGAAACAAGAACGGGTAAAGAAcagccctcgccctcctccatcccCGGCGTGTACGCTCTCTCTATCGTCACGCCGCTCCGAGGTGCAGTGTACCCCTTTGACCGGGACTCCCTAGCTGActggtggcgccgcgcccgcgcgtgccGAAAACCCAGGGTTATGGGCATCTTCTGGAA
The genomic region above belongs to Purpureocillium takamizusanense chromosome 5, complete sequence and contains:
- a CDS encoding uncharacterized protein (COG:S~TransMembrane:2 (o12-32i53-69o)~EggNog:ENOG503P75A) — protein: MTALFNFQSLLQVILLLICTSTYVHHFAPGIMDRNKNGVMGIFWKCARIGERLSPYISICCVLMAVSLLI
- a CDS encoding uncharacterized protein (EggNog:ENOG503NUM2~COG:E~COG:G~TransMembrane:10 (i128-148o160-179i191-211o223-240i252-270o309-329i341-360o380-398i410-429o435-454i)) — encoded protein: MQPEPNGGRPLSGTEIRPARLHEPSRPGDDGDGDDNDDARDMERQQQQQQQQFLSHHRDPSPDTRRGRDNKALHPTAGEHFRHLSLSPAPSGRLSPAPHGLYSPAHGQVLQPYKTSPWGRFWDRNKPAILVALSQLFGASMNLSARLLELEGEGMHPVQLLLLRQSLTAVCCLAYMWWMRVPDFPIGKPEIRWLLVARGVVGFFGIFGMWYSMMYLPLADATVITFLAPGVAGFVCWFLLREPFTRFEQLATVVALLGVVLIAQPTALFSDATASTGGDDHSTTTMTTTEPPEKGLPGADHQTTAQERLVAVGVALLGVLGAAGAFTTLRSIGKRAHPLISVNFFAMTSTVICVVTLCAAPQLDIGQPALRWITPTSLKQWFLLLMLGALGFVMQYLLTAGLAADKSNRANAMVYTHMLFAVAFDRWVFGHRMGVMSFLGCALILGSAIGVVLMKKPPAPPKLEDVERQNNLSGEAEGSPMLMGVGGNAESVHLERMR
- a CDS encoding uncharacterized protein (EggNog:ENOG503P6HQ~COG:K): MEPRARAGKNVGKMNFSHIELAQLLYAHGDVKNPLPETVRVLDEILTDFMQSIAFEATRAAHYSGRQKIKYEDFEFAFRKNPAFLGKVQEVFEKQREIKKAREILRDNDDDIMKDAAEEEKRREKEDGGDKTAGAAAGGAGGKPGPGAARVEEEELGEADDDAEAEADALGKKR